In a single window of the Campylobacter fetus subsp. testudinum 03-427 genome:
- a CDS encoding putative lipid asymmetry ABC transporter MlaABCDEF component MlaB produces the protein MKYVFAIFISILLSGCLAKQSPQTTYYELSTPKKELNRCDRRSDVFIHVQKIKSLSPYQTRNIIYKDGLELSYLQNVKFIAYPSDMIYKALILYLDQNCHIKERSDAQVSLEITLLDIGVTQNTAYIEILAKLTDKDKIILNKILSAKTTTTSSVAEALNASLETVFGDLHSILNEML, from the coding sequence ATGAAATACGTTTTTGCAATTTTTATATCGATTTTATTGAGCGGCTGTTTAGCGAAACAAAGCCCTCAAACAACATATTATGAGTTAAGCACTCCAAAAAAAGAACTCAACAGGTGCGACAGAAGAAGCGACGTATTTATTCACGTCCAAAAGATAAAATCCTTAAGCCCTTATCAAACCAGAAACATCATTTATAAAGACGGTCTTGAGCTGAGTTACTTACAAAATGTTAAATTCATAGCATATCCGAGCGATATGATTTACAAAGCACTTATTTTGTATTTAGATCAAAATTGCCATATTAAAGAGCGTAGCGATGCTCAAGTAAGCTTAGAAATCACTCTTCTTGATATCGGTGTTACGCAAAACACTGCTTATATAGAAATTCTAGCCAAACTCACAGATAAAGATAAAATCATTTTAAACAAAATCCTAAGCGCAAAAACTACTACGACAAGTAGCGTAGCAGAAGCTTTAAACGCCTCTTTAGAGACTGTTTTTGGGGATTTGCACTCTATTTTAAATGAAATGCTATAA
- the ruvB gene encoding RuvABC resolvasome, subunit RuvB (Pfam matches to PF05496.8 RuvB_N, and to PF05491.9 RuvB_C), producing MDRIVEIEKVSFESEYEVTLRPLTFEEYIGQEKIKSNLKVFIKAAKKRLESLDHVLFYGPPGLGKTTLAHIIANEMGANIKISSAPMIEKSGDLAAILTNLEEGDVLFIDEIHRLSPAIEEVLYSAMEDFRLDIIIGSGPAAQTIKIDIPKFTLIGATTRAGMISAPLRDRFGMQFRLQFYTDNELAHIISIAASKLGKNSTKEASLEIAKRSRGTPRIALRLLKRIRDFAEVSDENSISKDRAKSSLDSLGVNDLGFDEMDLRYLDILVGSKRALGLSTIAAALSEDEGTVEDVIEPYLLSNGYIERTAKGRVLSFKSYSVFGITPPVHIAEEKQNKSLFNE from the coding sequence TTGGATAGGATAGTCGAGATAGAAAAAGTTAGCTTTGAAAGCGAATATGAAGTAACTTTAAGACCATTAACTTTTGAAGAGTACATAGGTCAAGAAAAAATCAAATCAAATTTGAAAGTATTCATAAAAGCTGCTAAAAAACGCCTTGAAAGCTTAGACCACGTACTATTTTATGGACCTCCTGGACTTGGAAAAACTACTCTTGCTCATATTATAGCAAATGAAATGGGGGCAAATATCAAGATAAGCTCCGCTCCGATGATAGAAAAAAGCGGAGATCTGGCTGCCATTCTTACAAATTTAGAAGAAGGTGATGTGCTGTTTATCGATGAAATTCACCGCTTAAGTCCAGCCATAGAAGAAGTTTTATACTCTGCTATGGAAGATTTTAGACTTGATATCATCATAGGTTCTGGACCTGCAGCTCAAACTATAAAAATCGATATTCCTAAATTTACTCTTATAGGAGCTACTACAAGAGCGGGTATGATCTCAGCTCCTCTTAGAGATAGATTTGGTATGCAGTTTAGACTACAATTTTACACTGATAACGAATTAGCCCATATTATCTCTATAGCCGCTTCCAAACTAGGCAAAAATAGCACCAAAGAAGCTAGCTTAGAGATAGCAAAACGCAGCCGTGGAACTCCTCGTATAGCTTTAAGGCTGCTTAAACGTATTCGAGATTTTGCTGAAGTAAGCGATGAAAACAGCATCAGCAAAGATAGAGCTAAAAGCTCTCTTGATAGTCTTGGAGTAAATGATCTTGGTTTTGATGAGATGGATTTAAGGTATTTAGATATATTAGTAGGATCTAAAAGAGCTCTTGGTCTTTCAACTATAGCCGCTGCTTTGAGCGAAGATGAGGGCACTGTAGAAGATGTTATAGAGCCTTATTTGCTATCAAACGGATATATAGAAAGAACTGCAAAAGGTCGCGTACTAAGCTTTAAAAGCTATAGCGTTTTTGGTATAACTCCACCTGTGCATATAGCCGAAGAAAAACAAAATAAAAGCCTTTTCAATGAATGA
- a CDS encoding lipid asymmetry ABC transporter MlaABCDEF, ATPase component MlaF (Pfam match to PF00005.23 ABC_tran), whose translation MIKAIDLCTAYGERIMHDHVSFQINDGEIYGLLGGSGSGKTTLLKTLIYLKEPTSGDIFWDNQNLWQANLQTRDELRLKMGVMFQFGALYSGMNVLDNIGILLKEYSDYDEQDINEIAKMWLIKVGLSKEAMSLYPSELSGGMKKRVALARSLALSPKVLFLDEPNSGLDPMSSRALDKLICTIRDSLGITVVMVTHDIDSIFGILDRFLIIDNHKIAYEGDLKGALEYKENPLRELFTMRSLNGK comes from the coding sequence TTGATAAAAGCTATAGATTTATGCACTGCTTATGGAGAAAGAATTATGCACGATCATGTTAGCTTTCAGATAAATGATGGCGAAATTTACGGACTTTTAGGCGGTAGCGGTAGCGGTAAAACAACGCTTTTAAAAACTCTTATCTATCTGAAAGAACCTACTAGCGGGGATATTTTTTGGGATAATCAAAACCTTTGGCAAGCAAATTTACAAACCAGAGATGAGCTTAGACTGAAAATGGGCGTTATGTTTCAGTTCGGCGCACTTTACAGCGGTATGAACGTACTTGATAACATCGGTATATTGCTAAAAGAATATAGCGATTATGACGAGCAAGATATCAATGAAATAGCCAAAATGTGGCTCATAAAAGTAGGTCTTTCAAAAGAAGCTATGAGCTTGTATCCAAGCGAGCTTAGCGGTGGAATGAAAAAGCGCGTAGCCTTAGCTCGTTCCCTTGCTCTAAGCCCAAAAGTACTATTTTTAGATGAGCCGAACTCTGGTCTTGATCCTATGAGCTCAAGAGCGCTTGATAAGCTTATATGCACCATTAGAGATAGTTTAGGGATTACTGTCGTAATGGTTACTCACGATATAGATTCTATATTTGGCATTTTAGATAGATTTCTTATAATAGACAATCACAAAATCGCCTATGAGGGCGATTTAAAAGGTGCTTTAGAATACAAAGAAAATCCACTTAGGGAATTATTTACTATGAGGAGTTTAAATGGAAAATAA
- the sapA4 gene encoding surface array protein A, translating to MLNKTDVSMLYITIMGMASEGDGNKYWLDYANSNSLGVSSLANIMLDSPGAAKFFGDSLLAGNEKEFVTKIYSIALGSTSDVDGINYWTKAITGGGEFTDSKGNVINVASLSKGDLIGAMIDSMVNGGSAESKAIFEAKAAASDYFADATLGKDITGLDEGTTSKLISEITSASDLDKVKGEIDALKSELPNPGSTYDLTEGNDNLKGTDLDDTFNGTTYVGNGTNKSTLSAFDKIDGGAGRDTLNAIFTANNNVAADTKLEQSEIDKSLKGVANVENINIVSDLETNGDFVFNGYEKVGFNVLGDIASFTTDASKGVNVGTTGTITALTANGTGKVDVAAKEITALTADTATSVNLTATNGTITLTSANATTSVNLKTSGTAKNATITAANAAKNITIDATGVAIITSATAVENLTVKNATNVTLSGDMDKLATVTLDNVALTAAINVKSASTLNLINSNVAGQNISTAAKDVTVNLSGATAKVKLNATAVTDQTVTLKANATDNSLEFDSTTSKTTSVTASGSGKTLVIKGAEVETLVNIDTTAFNGAADVSFGKTSQGGIFSVKTGAGDDKIEFVGTTLNAGSAIDGGAGNDTIAMKSAALTSANFAMIKNIENVAISDAVATADLSSSGFKNIIITTKETGANVDLTINKDQVINFTAADAGSAKLITVKLNDATGANDVVKIVLDAAAKDNNITLGTAATDKTLVIDAGIETLNITSLVKTTSPESTANSVNAKLTDVTSIIIDGDANITLGHAGTAATDYKNVSMIDASALKAGLTFDASAITLGASATIKGGSGADSITVKGGNIVVDLVAGGDDTITLKKGAEKTDIATINNFNAGDKINIADAKKGAFTFNKITMNSDANLDDYIAKAVVGDGSTNSAVSYFHHNGYTYVVVDGTAGSTFDKTNDTIIKLSGTLDLKLGGDNVLVNDSVI from the coding sequence ATGTTAAACAAAACAGATGTTTCAATGCTTTATATCACTATTATGGGTATGGCAAGTGAGGGTGATGGTAATAAGTATTGGTTAGATTATGCCAATAGTAATAGTTTAGGAGTTTCAAGTTTAGCTAATATTATGCTTGATAGTCCAGGGGCGGCTAAATTCTTTGGTGATTCTCTTTTAGCTGGTAATGAGAAAGAGTTTGTTACTAAGATATATAGTATAGCTTTAGGTAGTACTAGTGATGTTGATGGTATTAATTATTGGACTAAGGCTATAACTGGTGGTGGAGAATTTACTGATAGTAAGGGTAATGTTATTAATGTTGCTAGTTTAAGCAAGGGTGATTTAATAGGTGCTATGATTGACTCTATGGTTAATGGTGGTAGTGCTGAGTCTAAGGCTATATTTGAGGCTAAGGCTGCTGCTAGTGATTACTTTGCTGATGCTACTTTGGGTAAGGATATTACTGGATTAGATGAGGGTACTACTTCTAAGTTAATTAGTGAGATTACTAGTGCTAGTGATCTTGATAAGGTTAAGGGTGAGATTGATGCTTTAAAGAGTGAGTTACCTAATCCAGGTAGTACTTATGATCTTACAGAGGGTAATGATAATTTAAAGGGTACTGATTTAGATGATACTTTTAATGGAACAACATATGTAGGTAATGGTACTAATAAGAGTACTCTTAGTGCATTTGATAAGATTGATGGCGGTGCGGGAAGAGATACGTTGAATGCGATATTTACTGCAAATAACAACGTGGCTGCCGATACCAAACTTGAACAATCTGAAATTGATAAATCACTAAAAGGTGTTGCAAACGTAGAAAATATCAATATAGTTTCAGATCTAGAAACAAATGGTGATTTCGTTTTCAACGGTTATGAGAAAGTAGGATTTAACGTACTTGGCGATATAGCTAGCTTTACTACCGACGCATCTAAAGGTGTAAATGTAGGAACAACAGGAACGATAACTGCTTTAACCGCAAATGGAACAGGCAAAGTCGATGTTGCAGCCAAAGAAATCACTGCTCTTACAGCAGATACCGCAACAAGTGTAAATTTAACTGCTACAAACGGCACTATCACATTAACCAGCGCAAACGCTACTACTAGCGTAAATTTAAAAACAAGTGGAACAGCTAAAAACGCTACAATCACAGCCGCAAATGCAGCAAAAAATATAACAATAGACGCAACAGGGGTTGCAATTATAACTTCAGCTACAGCTGTGGAGAATTTGACAGTTAAAAACGCAACTAACGTAACGCTAAGTGGCGATATGGATAAACTTGCAACAGTTACTCTTGACAATGTTGCTTTAACTGCTGCAATAAATGTAAAATCTGCAAGTACATTAAATTTAATAAATTCAAACGTTGCTGGACAAAACATCTCTACAGCAGCAAAAGACGTTACTGTAAATTTAAGCGGAGCTACTGCTAAGGTTAAATTAAACGCAACTGCTGTTACAGATCAAACTGTAACTCTTAAAGCTAATGCCACAGACAATAGTCTTGAATTTGATAGCACAACTTCAAAAACTACGTCAGTGACTGCTAGTGGTAGTGGAAAAACTTTGGTTATAAAAGGTGCCGAAGTAGAAACTCTAGTTAATATAGATACTACTGCGTTCAATGGCGCTGCAGATGTTAGCTTTGGAAAAACTAGTCAAGGTGGCATATTTAGCGTAAAAACAGGTGCAGGTGATGATAAAATAGAGTTTGTAGGTACAACTTTAAATGCAGGTTCAGCAATCGATGGTGGTGCTGGAAATGATACTATAGCTATGAAATCAGCTGCTTTAACTAGTGCAAATTTCGCTATGATCAAAAACATAGAGAATGTTGCTATTAGCGACGCCGTAGCTACAGCTGATCTTAGCTCTTCTGGGTTTAAAAATATCATCATAACTACTAAAGAAACCGGCGCTAATGTAGATTTAACTATAAATAAAGACCAAGTAATTAATTTTACTGCGGCAGATGCAGGTTCAGCTAAGCTTATTACAGTAAAACTAAATGACGCAACAGGTGCTAATGATGTTGTAAAAATAGTATTAGATGCTGCCGCCAAAGATAATAATATAACTTTAGGCACAGCAGCAACCGATAAAACTCTTGTAATAGATGCGGGAATAGAAACTCTTAATATAACTTCGTTAGTTAAAACTACAAGCCCTGAAAGTACAGCAAATAGCGTAAATGCTAAATTGACAGATGTTACATCTATAATTATAGATGGAGATGCAAATATTACTTTAGGTCATGCTGGCACTGCCGCAACTGATTATAAAAATGTTTCTATGATAGATGCAAGCGCTCTTAAAGCTGGGCTTACATTTGATGCAAGCGCTATAACATTAGGAGCTAGTGCTACTATAAAGGGTGGCTCGGGAGCTGATAGTATAACTGTCAAAGGTGGAAATATTGTTGTAGATTTAGTTGCTGGTGGAGACGATACTATAACTCTTAAAAAAGGTGCCGAAAAAACAGATATTGCAACCATTAATAACTTTAATGCTGGCGATAAGATAAATATAGCTGATGCCAAAAAAGGTGCTTTTACATTTAATAAAATTACAATGAATAGCGATGCTAATCTAGATGATTATATCGCTAAAGCAGTAGTAGGAGATGGGTCAACAAACTCTGCTGTAAGCTATTTCCATCACAATGGATATACTTATGTAGTAGTCGATGGAACAGCTGGTTCTACTTTCGATAAAACTAATGATACAATTATCAAACTTTCAGGTACGCTAGATCTTAAACTTGGTGGAGATAATGTTTTAGTTAATGATAGCGTAATCTAA
- a CDS encoding lipid asymmetry ABC transporter MlaABCDEF, periplasmic component MlaD (Pfam match to PF02470.16 MlaD) produces MENKNSYFIAGLFFCIVLAMLTFFVLYMNIKGNEGETRYYYIETKELPNGIKNDSQVRFIGVPAGIVKDIYFSDPKSATIEIKMSLKKDLPIKRDSVAVVEVQGISGIAYINISKGSDSAEVFSPNDKPSIKMGQGLLAKIGDSAINLGSRIDASLSKIDRALSDENLNNLSNSIASLNTILSNLAKVSNEQNSNNINKLLENSVAISNRVSAIKFEELNKNAADFLNIAKKSAKSFEDTQTLLMSKLSSGEYDFKSFLTPTLSATNDTLLQLDSLIMELKNTLFRLEDNPYEFFFKDTSGDKK; encoded by the coding sequence ATGGAAAATAAAAACTCATATTTTATAGCCGGACTATTTTTTTGTATAGTTTTGGCTATGCTTACATTTTTCGTATTATATATGAATATCAAAGGCAATGAAGGAGAAACTCGTTACTATTACATAGAAACAAAAGAGCTTCCAAACGGTATAAAAAATGACTCTCAAGTACGTTTTATAGGTGTGCCTGCCGGTATCGTCAAAGATATATATTTCAGCGATCCAAAATCAGCCACCATAGAGATAAAAATGAGTCTCAAAAAAGATCTTCCTATCAAACGAGATAGCGTTGCAGTAGTAGAAGTCCAAGGAATCAGCGGTATAGCTTATATAAATATAAGTAAAGGTAGCGATAGCGCGGAAGTATTTTCGCCAAACGATAAACCTAGTATCAAAATGGGACAAGGCCTACTAGCCAAAATAGGCGATAGCGCCATAAATTTAGGAAGTCGTATAGACGCTAGTTTATCAAAGATTGATCGTGCACTTTCTGATGAAAATTTAAATAACTTAAGCAACTCCATCGCTTCTTTAAACACTATTTTATCAAACCTAGCAAAAGTCTCTAATGAGCAAAACTCAAATAATATAAATAAGCTTTTAGAAAACTCTGTTGCTATCTCAAATAGAGTATCGGCTATTAAATTTGAAGAATTAAACAAAAATGCAGCCGATTTTTTAAACATAGCTAAAAAAAGCGCAAAGAGTTTTGAAGATACTCAAACTCTACTAATGAGCAAGTTATCAAGCGGTGAATACGATTTTAAGTCTTTTTTAACTCCGACTCTCAGCGCTACAAACGATACTCTTTTGCAGCTAGACTCCCTTATTATGGAGCTTAAAAACACGCTTTTTAGACTAGAAGACAACCCTTATGAATTTTTCTTTAAAGATACTTCAGGAGATAAGAAATGA
- the panB gene encoding 3-methyl-2-oxobutanoate hydroxymethyltransferase (Pfam match to PF02548.11 Pantoate_transf): MKKVTINDLFMMKNREKIVMITAYDALFAGLFDDYVDMILVGDSLNMSFGGKNETIGLSVDDMIYHTKAVQNGAKKAFLVVDMPFGSACTPQIALKNAIKIYKKTGCDAVKIEGTKEMADTVKLLSQNGIIVMSHIGLKPQMSRFEGGYKVKGKDELSAKSILEDAIVLESAGASLFLLEGIISSVANEISQKLKVPTIGIGSGASCDGQVLVWSDAFGFFDKFKPKFVKRYLEGATLIRDALKEYAGEVKNSKFPSSQYEYTE, translated from the coding sequence TTGAAAAAAGTAACCATAAACGATCTGTTTATGATGAAAAACAGAGAAAAAATCGTTATGATAACTGCTTATGATGCTCTGTTTGCGGGGCTTTTTGATGATTATGTAGATATGATTTTGGTCGGCGATAGTTTAAATATGAGTTTTGGCGGTAAAAATGAAACCATAGGACTAAGCGTTGATGATATGATCTACCATACAAAAGCTGTGCAAAATGGTGCTAAAAAAGCATTTTTAGTTGTGGATATGCCGTTTGGTTCTGCTTGCACACCGCAAATAGCACTAAAAAATGCTATAAAAATTTATAAAAAAACAGGCTGTGACGCTGTAAAAATAGAAGGCACAAAAGAGATGGCAGATACGGTCAAGCTTCTTAGCCAAAACGGTATAATTGTTATGTCGCACATCGGTTTAAAACCTCAAATGTCGCGTTTTGAAGGCGGATATAAGGTAAAAGGTAAAGATGAGCTAAGTGCAAAAAGTATATTAGAAGATGCTATCGTTTTAGAGTCTGCAGGAGCTAGCTTGTTTTTATTAGAAGGAATAATAAGCAGCGTTGCAAACGAAATTTCTCAAAAATTAAAAGTGCCAACTATAGGTATAGGAAGCGGTGCTTCTTGCGATGGACAAGTTCTAGTATGGAGTGATGCGTTTGGCTTTTTTGATAAATTTAAGCCAAAATTTGTAAAAAGGTATTTAGAAGGCGCAACACTTATAAGAGATGCTCTAAAAGAGTATGCGGGCGAAGTAAAAAATAGCAAATTTCCAAGTAGTCAGTATGAATATACCGAATGA
- the amaA gene encoding acid membrane antigen A (Pfam match to PF01594.12 UPF0118) yields MNDLNLKNNLNSQSQPTTNRLFFGFFILFLLGWVLFLFQSYLLTISIGVLLAVATSNIQNAFLRFTNGKAALSAAITTLFLCTVFFLPLIYAVIEIVRNAANFDIKSISHTIDYIKNFDLKLPQALSFLEPKIKEFIASIDLTTLIRKALSYAKGSLEKSANFLIDISFIMLFLFFSHFYANFFKSYIKKVSPIATYELEAIFSEVANTMSVVFYSTIANMILQGFLFAIIASFYGFDGLLFGVLFAFSSLIPVVGGALVYIPLSVFEFSLGDTKAAIIILVYSIIVISTLADNFVKPFVIKFINEKLLKAPTKMNELLIFFSMLAGLSSFGFWGIVLGPAIVTLLLATLRVYAMLKSNDSQSKAKE; encoded by the coding sequence ATGAATGATTTAAATTTAAAAAATAACCTAAATTCTCAAAGCCAACCCACTACAAATCGCCTATTTTTTGGTTTTTTTATACTTTTTTTGCTTGGCTGGGTGCTTTTTTTATTTCAATCATATCTTCTTACTATCAGCATAGGAGTGCTTTTAGCAGTCGCTACTTCAAACATACAAAACGCATTTTTACGTTTTACAAATGGCAAAGCCGCACTTTCAGCAGCCATTACTACTCTGTTTTTATGTACTGTATTTTTTTTACCACTCATATACGCTGTTATAGAGATAGTAAGAAACGCTGCAAATTTCGACATCAAAAGCATATCTCACACCATTGATTATATAAAAAATTTCGATTTGAAGCTACCTCAGGCTCTCTCATTTTTAGAACCTAAAATCAAAGAATTTATAGCTAGTATAGATCTAACGACTTTGATTAGGAAAGCTCTTAGCTATGCAAAAGGAAGTTTGGAAAAAAGTGCTAATTTCCTTATAGATATCAGTTTTATAATGCTTTTTCTATTTTTTTCACACTTTTACGCAAACTTTTTTAAAAGCTATATCAAAAAAGTTTCCCCTATAGCAACGTACGAGTTAGAAGCTATATTTTCAGAAGTTGCAAATACTATGAGCGTTGTGTTTTACTCTACTATAGCAAATATGATTTTGCAAGGCTTTTTATTTGCTATTATAGCTAGTTTTTACGGTTTTGATGGGCTGCTTTTTGGCGTGTTATTTGCATTTAGTTCGCTTATTCCTGTAGTAGGAGGCGCTCTGGTTTATATTCCTCTTAGCGTGTTTGAGTTTTCTCTTGGAGACACTAAAGCAGCTATAATAATTTTAGTATATTCCATCATTGTCATATCTACTTTAGCAGATAACTTTGTAAAGCCGTTCGTTATTAAATTTATAAATGAAAAGCTTCTCAAAGCACCTACTAAAATGAATGAATTACTGATATTCTTCTCTATGTTAGCTGGTCTTTCGAGTTTTGGATTTTGGGGAATTGTTCTTGGACCTGCTATAGTTACTCTTTTATTAGCAACGCTTAGAGTTTATGCTATGTTAAAAAGCAACGACTCACAATCAAAGGCAAAAGAGTGA
- a CDS encoding putative rhodanese-related sulfurtransferase (Pfam match to PF00581.16 Rhodanese), protein MNIPNENIVDIRLPSEWMEYGILEGSKLITYENASGKLNPMFIHLVEQHFKKDDEFYLMCATAKRSKAALKLLQNNGFKNVKEIKGGAYYYEKMGAKFEKFAL, encoded by the coding sequence ATGAATATACCGAATGAAAATATAGTCGATATAAGACTTCCTAGCGAATGGATGGAGTACGGAATTTTGGAGGGTTCAAAACTCATTACTTATGAAAATGCAAGCGGAAAGTTAAATCCTATGTTTATACACTTAGTTGAGCAACATTTTAAAAAAGATGATGAGTTTTACCTTATGTGTGCAACTGCTAAAAGATCAAAAGCTGCTTTAAAACTACTACAAAACAATGGTTTTAAAAATGTTAAAGAGATAAAAGGCGGTGCTTATTACTACGAAAAAATGGGTGCTAAATTTGAAAAGTTTGCGCTTTAA
- a CDS encoding metal-dependent hydrolase (UPF0054 domain) (Pfam match to PF02130.13 UPF0054), which yields MIICNDSYPSVLDKIADMLTKAEVELVFVSNEEMREINRDKRGMDKTTDVLSFPLTYVPHFPIGSIVINTDLASSKALELGHSTDDEIALLFTHGLLHILGFDHENDDGEMRRKEISIMEHMGLPKSLIVRNGC from the coding sequence ATGATAATTTGCAATGATAGCTATCCTTCTGTTTTAGATAAGATAGCCGATATGCTCACAAAAGCCGAAGTCGAGCTTGTATTTGTAAGCAATGAAGAGATGAGAGAGATAAATAGAGATAAAAGAGGTATGGACAAAACTACAGATGTTCTTAGCTTCCCGCTTACTTACGTACCTCATTTCCCTATAGGTTCTATAGTTATAAATACAGATCTAGCTTCTAGCAAGGCTCTTGAGTTAGGTCACAGCACAGATGATGAAATAGCACTTCTTTTTACTCACGGACTACTTCATATACTAGGATTCGATCATGAAAACGACGATGGAGAAATGAGGCGCAAAGAGATAAGTATAATGGAGCATATGGGCTTACCAAAGAGCCTCATCGTAAGAAACGGCTGCTAG
- a CDS encoding lipid asymmetry ABC transporter MlaABCDEF, permease component MlaE (Pfam match to PF02405.12 MlaE), with translation MKKYNFTLDNTVLKLDGEFDYTMDKKSLKELKSLKVDTLDLKNLIRIDYSAATFFAKHYNCPKLINSNDKFDKIFALVGDKHILNLQIIKFKKSNLIEQIGKNIINLKNELVSFCIFLGEFLFNLTKSLLNPFTVRFKELSNHFYSAGISAVFIVCLTSFLIGIVLAYQGATMLENFGASIYVVDIMGIMTLREVGPLIAAIVVAGRSASSYTAQIGVMKITDELEAMKTMGFEPFRFIVMPRVLALILAMPFIVFLANAVSIFGQMMVCNWYLDLSFSDYLERFRSSIALRHFWVGLFKAPFFGAVIALIGCKRGFEVSGSTNSVGELTTRSVVNAIFWIIALDAIFSIIYTELKI, from the coding sequence GTGAAAAAATACAACTTTACTTTAGATAATACAGTTTTAAAACTAGATGGAGAATTTGATTATACTATGGATAAAAAGAGCTTAAAAGAGCTTAAAAGTCTCAAGGTAGATACTTTAGATCTGAAAAATCTCATTCGCATAGACTATAGCGCAGCTACTTTTTTTGCTAAGCACTACAACTGTCCAAAACTCATTAACTCAAATGATAAATTCGATAAGATATTTGCTCTAGTAGGTGACAAGCATATTTTAAATCTACAAATTATTAAATTTAAAAAATCAAATTTAATAGAACAAATAGGCAAAAACATCATAAATTTAAAAAACGAATTAGTCTCTTTTTGCATATTTCTAGGTGAGTTTTTATTTAATCTTACAAAATCATTATTAAACCCGTTTACCGTAAGATTTAAAGAGCTTTCAAACCACTTTTATAGTGCAGGGATAAGTGCTGTTTTCATAGTCTGTCTTACTAGCTTTCTTATTGGTATCGTGCTTGCTTATCAAGGCGCAACAATGCTTGAAAACTTCGGCGCTAGTATATACGTGGTTGATATAATGGGTATTATGACGCTTCGTGAAGTAGGACCTCTTATAGCAGCTATCGTAGTAGCTGGACGATCAGCTTCTAGTTACACGGCTCAGATCGGAGTTATGAAAATAACAGATGAGTTAGAAGCCATGAAAACTATGGGTTTTGAGCCGTTTAGATTTATCGTTATGCCGCGTGTTTTGGCTCTTATTTTGGCTATGCCTTTTATAGTATTTTTAGCAAACGCGGTAAGTATTTTTGGACAAATGATGGTTTGTAATTGGTATCTTGATCTTAGTTTTTCAGACTATTTAGAAAGATTTAGATCTAGTATCGCTCTTAGGCATTTTTGGGTGGGATTATTTAAAGCTCCGTTTTTTGGAGCGGTTATAGCTCTGATAGGATGCAAAAGAGGATTCGAGGTTAGCGGAAGCACAAACAGCGTAGGTGAGCTTACTACAAGAAGCGTGGTAAATGCGATATTTTGGATTATTGCTTTAGATGCTATTTTTTCTATTATATATACGGAGCTAAAAATTTGA